attattttaagatatagttgtttaagatttgtaacaaagatttcaatgggtaactagttggtataatatttttgttcatcatatcttatttgaatgggttttgaaagtcatgcctctagaatgatttggatgtgagtatatacaaatttggttgaggttagtattgttggcatgtcatacgcaaagttttgtgattgatgttgattgagagttataaatttgttactaacacaattgcacttgatgatctataggttgataatgatctatataaatatatactacggTAAATCCCTTAGCAATGCCAACTCTTATGATGGATTTCCATTTCAAGGTCTGGGTATCCAGTGCTGTTATATGATGATACGCCGTAAGTTAAAGACCTTGagtgatttgaagataaaaattatggaagagtTGCAACTGAACCCTGCTTTGCAtgacatacatattactttccgttctccacatgaagttctcaatcaatgcattaattacatatatatagtgataacagaagacaaacatgtgaagttcatgtttcacaagatgcgtcaatgggaacaagtagcaaattttgagttgtACGCCACTTTGGAGCCACGTGCGGAAGTCAGCGCAGAGGATAttgtacaaacaactacatctctaCAGTTTGCAGTCCTAGATAATCAATGTACCACGTTGGGAGGCTATACACCCCCTTTTCAAGAGACACCAAGAACAGTTGAGAGCGAACCTGAAAATAGATATGAAGATCAATTTTGTACACATCGAGGTGAATCCTCTACACTTCTAGTAGTTGAAGATAAAGACGAACACTGTGTTGGGGAAGATCTTGACGATAGagatgagtacgaagagaggattgagcgaggtgACTTTGATAGAGGTGTTGATGACCATGAAATTACTCTCAATTCTAATAttgatgatatggatgaatgtgatgaagatgatgcagACGCTTCTGTTAGAGTTCAGCATGTTACAAATGCGACTCCCATTCAATGGAGTACTTAAAGGTGCCCGTGGCCTGCCCATTGCTGCAATGGTTGAAttcacttggagcaaacttgtcgcgtatttccatgatcgacacaaaaaaattactcatgatCTCTTGGAGGGCAAGGTGTGGAGTAAATATGCCTTAGAAATCTTTGATGCAAAtctgaaaaaatttaaaacacacCAAGTAAAGCTGTTTAATAATGTCCATGGTATATATTAAGTAATGACTGTGTACAACATCCACAATGAGGAAGCATATATTACACATGTAGGATTTAGCACCGAAGAAATGAAGGACAAACAATACTCCGTGGTAGTCAACTCTTCCAACAGTTGATGCATTTACAACTATTGAAGAAGAAAGACTAAGGATCATACGCAACAAACAACCATAATTAAGAGAAAAATTGTACAAGAAGTTGTCAATCACTTGGTAAAAGAAGAGTTCTCCCTACAACATTTATAGGGACCAAGATAAATGATACAAAACTATTTGGATGCCATGGCAATATGTCGATGGGAAGGTAACATGATCCATTCATCACATTCACTAAAAATCCAAGATGACTAGAGATTCAAAGCTTCTTGAATGAAATACctggcaaaaaataaaaaataaaacgtTATTTTGAAGactaaagtcttcaaataaaaTTGGATTAGTTGATAAAAGACATTGTATAGCGTTAGCAATTTGGGAGAGTCATTGTAGCCTTGCAGGTACgatgaaaaactaaatattatcaaataaaaacccttcaaaatgaaattttttgcatGACTACATGTTAATTATAGtaattatataaacaaatattatcacaattaatatttttatttacaaataattaaaaatatattgtttgtcCTATGTAGTTTTATACACTATTAGAGCAACTACATCAACTcatctataatattttaaaatagaaaaaaaaaaaaccaattttacatattctaacccaaaaaacacccacatcagtctTTGTAAAAATGTACAAATATACACCATGGCCATgtaaatgaacagtaaccgtgcatatatgcacgctTACTGTTCACTgtgtaaataaattttttattctttttttttttctctctcctctctctaccTCTGACTCACCTCATTGTGTAAAGAAATGTGCATAATagtttatttgaatattttacaCTGTTTACCGtgtaaagaaatgaatattttatttgaataaatgtgtataatagacaaactgatgtgggtgttttgtaaaaataggtgtgtaaaatagaaaaagaaaaagtaggttttagatgtgcaaaatggaaaatttttttccacatattgatgtggatgctcttaagtTCCTAAAAAGAAGATTGCCCCATGCACATATTTTGATTTGGCTTTGCTATTGCTAAAAATTCCAAACAAAGATACAAACTTGATGTATATGAAGTAGTAACTCAATTCATGGTGCATGCATTGTCATAAACACTTTAGGGAGCTTCtttaagtaattaatataacatatagagacacaCTTTAACTTAAAAGGCCTAAGCCCAATGAgtatgtgctcaattatgttatattaatcactTATTCTTCTCATCTTTATTCAATGTGGGACTTCATTCACACGTGTAACCCAACATGCATGGACCATGTGACACAACAAATATGAAGTAGTAGCTGATCAATTCATAATGCGTGCATGGACCATATGGCGCATTAAACAAATACTCGCCCGGCATGGTAAATGGCTCTTGCACTAAGAAATTAATTTCCAAAGAGACAACAATAGATGCAACTGGATATCCAATTTAATTCATGTAACGATCAAATGTCATTATAGCACAATTGGGAGCTTagaagataattttttgttgagcTGTCATCATTTTATATTCAATAGTTGTGACCCCAATGCAATTTATTCCTTTCTTTATAataatgatttattttgttattatttttcaaataaaaaatatattttataagtttatgATAAAACCATGCAATCGCATGAACATTTAACTAGTATATATATGCACTTCTCCACCTCCCTAACTATATCTATAATCTCCATATTTTGTGTTCATTCTTTTTCTACATGCACTCTTTTTTCGTTCGACAATTCTCCACCTCCCTAATTAAGCATAATTTCCATATTTTGCgttcattattttattactttgcATGCTCTCTCATGCTCAACCTTCTATAAAAGACTTCCACTATGACATGTTCAACAGCAAGCAGATTAGTACACTGGTTAGTTGTTTAACATTTTAAGTATACTTCTCTTTATTCTCCTCTTTTTAACTCTCATTTTCACAAGAATTCAATATAAGGTAGGAAGGCACCTTTACTTTTTAGagttttttgcttattttgtttatatatgactttttaaaatttcactttttctaCAAGTTTATGTTCCTTTGCTGTCTACCTTTTTCATATAGCTTTGAGCATTTTCAAGggtttagtttttaattattatttttggtttatgtgcaattttttaaaacttttttttttcaaagtacaagtaTACTTTGGTCTgcttagaaaaaaaatggttaatgAAATATGGAATTGCTTATATTTTTAAGCAGTTGCACTTAATGCTGAGTTGGTTTCTCTTACTGGAATGCTTGCAGCAAAGCAATCGTCAATATGAACTTAAGCCTACTTGTGTAAGTCAGAAtcatgaatttaaaattttcacataaTGAATCACTTTCATTCACAAGTAAACTGCAAAGCAGTTGGTGTGCAAAATACATAAACAGAGAGTTAAccaaactaaaactaaaaaaacaccTGCACTAGATATCGGTATAAAATAAAGGTCCGACATATTACTACACAAATAAACCCCAACAATTTGTTTGTCAATTTTGTTGTTTAGCAGCTGGGTATGTAGACCAACAATTTGTCTGTTAATGGCAGTTGGGTATGTAGCATATTATTTACAGatattatgttttttgtttgtttgtttgttatattatgtttgtttgtttgtttgttttctttatagATATTCTGATGATCTCAATCCTCTCACCCCACATGTCGTTTACATCTAGGCTAATCTAGGATCAAGAATGTGCAAACATGGATGGGCTTAGGATTTCAAGCCAGGGGCCGaagcataagaaaaaaaaatctaaataactatccatatagtactaacaaactatcaactacgataaatacacaaaattattgtttcttaatatattaagatgcaatcatctaccaataaagacaaaaaaacacaataatataatttcttaaGAGCATTAGctgttgcaaaaaaaatttatagataaaaacaaaatattaaatattattcttAATGTATATCACTGTATCCTACTTTTTGTATTTACATACCATATGTATATCACTATATcctactttttatatttacatACCATATAACTACTAATACTTATAGGATATAGTGATATACATTaagtataatatttaatattttgtttttatatataaattttgtgtaATTTGGCGTAGGTACTTATTCTAATCTTAACTATTATAAGTATAAGTAGTTCACAAACccaaacttaatttttttatattaatatagCATTTGAAATGTTTTGTACAATAGTGTTTTCGGTATTTGATGTTCAAAAGAGTACTATATATTTAGCATTTAGAACACTTGATACTAATACTTTAATACTAGGCTgataggattttttattttaaagttttgcttttgttaagtttttaagTTTGGTAGTTACTAGTTGAGCTAGGCTAATTAAAAGGGAGGGGTTTAAGTTTTTGGAAGAGAGAGACACaactctagaaaaaaaaattttcatttttttttcattgggcCAGGGgcccaaaagttttttttttctttgggcctGGGGAGGCCAGGCCCCCTTGGGTCCATCCCGGTGTGCATAGTTATTCCACCTAGACGAGATTTAACCAAGTATATTTCATCctgcaattttaaaaattgaactctactaaactttttttcctcaaaaacaaaaaaaaattatactaattctaattttcatgaacaaaaagTTATCTTGTATGTCCAATTTGCTTGGTCAGTTTCAGAGGAGAGTCATTAATGTATCAATGAGATATAGTAAATTCATTCAAGttgaggaaacaaaaaaaaaaaaaaagtagaggaagactgaaaagtgaaaattatATTAGTGGAAGTAGTAAAATATAACATGttaattaagaaagaaataaagagtaAGAATttagatagaatagaatggtAGAAAAGAATAGAGGTGGCCGACTTTGACTAATCTGTTGAGAATCTATAAGTGACCCAAAAAATTTAAGACTCAGGCTTAGTAGTAGTAGTCGTTGTTGTTTCTTAATATTATCAATTATACACTCTCTTTTACTTcgttttatttgtttatatattatagtaaattgTGTGCTATAAGTTCTGTATATactaataattttgttcttgtATGCAATACAGAGGTTAAACCGTTAAAGAGcaaaatggaaaacaaaaagATGAATGGTGACAGTGATTCTGTTGGTCTCGTTACTCCATTTGCTAAAGCTGGATTCCTTAGTAGAATGTCATTTTGGTGGTTAAATCCGTTGATGAAAAGGGGCAAGAAGAAAACATTGGACAATGAAGATATACCTAAGTTGCACGAGGCAGAACGAGcagaaaattgttattttctgTTCTTGGAGCAACTTaacaaacagaaaaaaaagGACCCTTCTTCCAAAACTCTAATTCTAAAGGCATTAATTTTATGCCATtggaaagaaattttattttctggGTGCCTTGCTTTGTTATATGTTCTCACACTATCTGCAGGTCCTCTACTTCTGAATGCCTTCATATTGGTTGCtgagagaaaagaaagtttTAAGCACGAAGGTTACTTGTTGgcaatatcatttttctttctaaaatgcATACAATCTGTATCAGAAAGGCATTGGTACTTTCGAAGCAGGCTAGTTGGCTTGAAAGTGAGGTCATTGCTCATAGCAGCCATCTATAAAAAGCAACTGAGATTATCCAATTCGGCTAGGTTGATTCACTCAGGTACTGAGATAATGAACTATGTTACATTGGACGCTTATAGGATCGGAGAATTTCCATATTGGCTTCATCAGACTTGGACAACATGCCTCCAGCTATGCATTGCAATAGTAATTCTTTTCCGTGTAGTGGGGCTGGCAACAATTGCAGCAATGTTGGTGATAGTTCTCACCATGCTTTGCAATATTCCACTTGCAAAGCTACAGCATAAGTTTCAGTCTAAGCTAACGGTGGCACAAGACGAGAGATTGAAGGCTAGTTCTGAGGCTTTAGTGAACATGAAGGTTTTGAAACTGTATGCTTGGGAAAATCATTTCAAGAgtgttataaaatatttaaggaAGGTGGAGTACAAATGGTTACGAAAAGTGCAGTTAGAGAAAGCATTTCATAGCCTTCTCTTTTGGTCCACTCCAGTTTTGGTCTCTTGTGCTACATTTGTAGCTTGTTATTTCCTCAGGATTCCTCTTCATGCAAATAACGTTTTCACCTTTTTAGCAACTTTTCGCCTTGTTCAGGAGCCAATTGCATTGTTTTCTGATGTTATTGGAGTGGTCATTCAAGCAAAGGTTGCATTTGCACGTATTGTAAAATTCCTTGAGGCACCAGAGCTACCGAATTCACATGTCCAGCAAATTTGCAACATGGAGAGTGTGGATCATTCCATTTTTATTAACTCAGCAGAATTTTCATGGGAAGAGAATTTATCGAATCCCACCCTGAGAGACATAAATTTGGAGGTTAGACCTGGCGAAAAGGTGGCTATATGTGGAGAAGTTGGCTCAGGCAAGTCAACTCTTCTAGCAGCAATTCTTGGAGAAGTTCCAAAGATTCAGGGAAGCGTAAGTTTCTACTGctcttttactttattttcttgttacaAAATACATTTTAGCCTTGGTGAAAACCCTTTTTAAATGCATTCCTACACTTCAACTCTCAAGCATATGCATCCATATGGCATAAGTGTATTCTGAGTATTTTGGTTCCATTTATTGAAATTACAGATTAAAGTCTATGGAAAGATTTCCTATGTTTCTCAAACAGCATGGATTCAAAGTGGGACAATACAGgacaatattttatttgggtCTGCTATGGATAGTGAAAGATACAAAGAAACACTGGAGAGGTGTTCATTGGTTAAGGACCTTGAGTTGCTTCCTTTTGGCGATCTCACTGAAATAGGAGAGAGAGGTATTAATTTGAGTGGTGGTCAGAAGCAACGTGTTCAACTTGCCCGTGCTCTCTATCAGGATGCTGATGTATTTCTCTTAGATGATCCATTCAGTGCCTTGGATGCACAAACTGCAACGAGCATATTTAATGTAATTATATTTCTTGAACACCTTCCATGtatatgtaattttaaaaaaactatttatataCTAACTTCAAGTGTAAATTACTTAAACTGTGATAGGAATATGTTATGGGAGCACTATCCAAGAAGACGGTCTTACTTGTGACCCATCAAGTCGATTTCCTGCCTGAATTCAATTCTGTTTTGGTTAGTATACTCGAGTTTAATAGAAGATtaaggtggagtttggatacaCGTTTTcacgttttgcgttttgcgttttgatttttttttttttttctgctgcggggggggggggacaacgcgcactgttcatgtacgtttttagcaattttttattaaaaatgggtttcgcagtactatttacacatttaaaaattattttgctacagtattttcagttttcagttttcaattttcagcaataagttctatccaaacggactctaagtgcatagaaaacttatttatttattatctagCATTTTTTTCCCAATTCAAACAAAAGTAATGTTTTGGAGATGTGACACCCTAAAAGGATTAGATTCATTTTATGAGTGTTAAAAGTCTCAGATTGGGTATTTAATAAGTCGTTCTGGGCTATATAAGCGATTATTAGTAGTTCTAAGTGTGACTTTGACTTGTCCTTGGGAAATGCCTGCAAAAGAATATTTTACCAtggttttatttctttctcaatCTTCCCTTCACTCATCAGATTTTGGTGGAATTCCATGCAGTCTTTGTCATGCACTATGAATGCAAGAGTCACTTAGCCTACACATTATATTGATCTTTACTTTCTTATTAGTTGGAATATGTTGGTTCCACAAAATGATTTGGTGTGAGTTTCATTTTGTGGACAGTTGATGTCAGAAGGAAAAATCCTGCAAGAAGATCCTTATAATCTGTTGTTGGCCTCCAACAAAGAATTTCAGGACCTTGTTAATGCACATAAAGAAACGGCAGGTTCTGAAAGGCTTACAGCTGTTAGTTCTACCCATAGACGAGGAACATCGTCTAGAGAGATTAGGAATATTTATGTTGAGAAGGAATTACAAGCGAACGAAGTTGATGGATTGATTAagcaagaagagagagaaactggAGACATGGGCTTCAAACCGTACAAACAATATCTGAATCAGAACAAAGggttcttctacttcttctcgGGCTGCCTCTCAATACTTTTATTCGTGGTCGGTCAGATATTGCAGAACTCATGGATGGCTGCTAATGTTGATAATCCCCGTGTCAGCACATTGCGATTAGTCGTGGTTTATTTGTTGATTGGATTGGCCACAATACTGTTTATAATATGTAGAACTCTTTCTACGGTTGCTTTGGGTCTTAAATCTTCGGGATCCTTGTTTTCACAGCTATTAGACTCTCTTTTTCATGCACCCATGTCTTTCTATGATTCCACACCTCTGGGTAGAATTCTTAGTCGGGTAAGTGTCTgcaaacataaaatattaatgtcCCTGTTTGACTTCTAAAACTAATGTTTCTACGTGTGTCCTGACATTATGTGCAGGTTTCTTCTGATCTGAGTATCATAGATCTTGATGTCCCATTCTCCCTCATTATATCCATTTCGGGTGCTGTTAATGCATGTGGTACTCTTGTAGTACTAGCCATTGTCACCTGGCAGGACTTAATTGTCACTATACCAATGCTTTGTCTTACAATTAGCTTGCAGGTAATACTGGACAATGTCCTTTTATGAATAATATTCTGTGAAAGCATGCcataaaatcaataatattttagacCTCCTTGATGCTAATATAGTAGATAATCGAGTGAAGTGAAGCGAACGTTAGTGCAATTCATACTGTCTATACGACAAATTTTGGACAATGGAATTGCTTTTCATAAGTAATAGCTTAATGTAGGGTCAAATCGGAAAAATAATATGACAAATCATGTGTCAGGGATAAGAATATGAACTTGTAAGTTAAAATTCTTGGACTTTTTGGAATTGTTACTGAATTTTAGGTAGAGTTTCataatcttttcctttttgaagGCTTTTGTGTACTTCTGTGACAGTAACATGCCACTTATTTgtgttaaattttgaaaattattttcatagtGATTGTATGCCTTGATTAATACTGTAGAATTCAGGCCAAATTTTATTATGACTTACGTTGTGAAAAAGTTTTAAGAATTCGTTGATAATGTTCACCTGATTGGACCAATTGTGTTGAGCAGAAAATTTCCTTTATTGCACTCAATGACAAAGTTTCTTgtttgttgggggggggggggggctgcCACTTTCAATTCAAGTGAAATGGTATCAAGTTTTATTTTGGTTTAACAAGTATATTTGACAGAAAATGCTCCCTTTTACTAGAGATACTACTTTGCCTCTGCAAAAGAATTGATGCGGATGAATGGAACAACCAAGTCCTTTGTGGCAAACCATCTAGCTGAGTCTGCAGCAGGAGCCATGACGATAAGAGCTTTTGAGAAGGAAGACCTGTTCTTCAAAAAGAATCTTGGGCTCGTTGATACAAATGCTAGTCCTTTTTTCCACTGTTTTTCAGCAAATGAGTGGTTGGTTCAATGGATAGAACTAGTCTGTGCGATTGTTCTTGCATCTGCAGCACTTTGCATGGTTTTGCTTCCTCATCAGACGTTTAGCCCTGGTCAGTATACGATTGTTATTCTTGGAAGTAGTACCATTTCAGTAATTTAGTTACTTAAACATCTTTTATGCCTCTGCCTTATTTTCTAggaagaaaattttggaaatataaTTCATAGATGATATTGAACTACTGCCTCTCCTACATGATTTGCAATTGCAGGATTCATTGGAATGGCACTTGCTTATGGACTTTCCTTAAACATGATGGTTGTCCGTTCAATTCAAAAGCAATGCACTATAGCAGATAACATCATTTCTGTGGAAAGGCTAAATCAATATATGCATATTCCCAGTGAAGCACCTGAAGTAATAGAAGGGAACCGCCCCACAACTAATTGGCCAGTTGTTGGTAAAGTGGAGATACAAGATTTGCAGGTAAATTTTGATTCATTTAATGTCAAATCAAAGGAAGTTACATGTACATACTGAGATAGTTGATTTGAAAACAGGTCAGATATAGGCCCAACGCACCACTTGTTCTTTGTGGGATAAGTTGCACTTTTGAAGGAGGGCACAAGATTGGTATTGTTGGCCGAACTGGCAGTGGGAAAACTACTCTAATAGGTGCTCTTTTTCGTTTGGTGGAGCCAGCTGGAGGGAAGATTATTGTTGATGGCATTGACATCTCTACAATTGGACTTCATGATTTGAGGTCACGTTTTGGAATAATACCTCAAGAGCCTACTCTTTTTAATGGAACTGTGAGATACAATTTGGATCCCATGTCTCAACATTCTGACCAAGAAATATGGGAGGTACTATTTCAGTTCTTTTCCAGTTCTGGTTGCTTTAACATTAGAAGTATTCATTGGATCTTCCACAGGGTGAAACAATGCTTATAAAGAAGTATTACTCATTTAATTCTCTATGggtttgaattttagaataagTGATATTTTCCATTTGAAGGTTCTTGGAAAGTGCCAGCTACAAGAGGCACTTCAAGAGAATGGAAAGGGCCTAGACTCCTTAGGTAACGTTTCAATATTTTAGTATGTGGCATATGCTGAATTCTAAAATTTGATCATTACCAACTATGAACCTGTCACTCAGTTGTGGAATCTGGATCAAATTGGAGCATTGGGCAGCAGCAACTTTTCTGTTTAGGCCGTGCACTTTTGAGAAGAAGTAAGATATTGGTGCTTGATGAAGCAACTGCATCAATTGATAATGCAACTGATATGATTCTGCAGAAAACTATTCGGGCTGAATTTGCAGATTGTACTGTGATCACTGTAGCTCACAGGATACCCACGGTGATGGATTGCACAATGGTTCTTGGTGTTATGGATGGTAAGTCACAGATTACTTCAACCC
The sequence above is drawn from the Castanea sativa cultivar Marrone di Chiusa Pesio chromosome 5, ASM4071231v1 genome and encodes:
- the LOC142637361 gene encoding ABC transporter C family member 10-like, encoding MENKKMNGDSDSVGLVTPFAKAGFLSRMSFWWLNPLMKRGKKKTLDNEDIPKLHEAERAENCYFLFLEQLNKQKKKDPSSKTLILKALILCHWKEILFSGCLALLYVLTLSAGPLLLNAFILVAERKESFKHEGYLLAISFFFLKCIQSVSERHWYFRSRLVGLKVRSLLIAAIYKKQLRLSNSARLIHSGTEIMNYVTLDAYRIGEFPYWLHQTWTTCLQLCIAIVILFRVVGLATIAAMLVIVLTMLCNIPLAKLQHKFQSKLTVAQDERLKASSEALVNMKVLKLYAWENHFKSVIKYLRKVEYKWLRKVQLEKAFHSLLFWSTPVLVSCATFVACYFLRIPLHANNVFTFLATFRLVQEPIALFSDVIGVVIQAKVAFARIVKFLEAPELPNSHVQQICNMESVDHSIFINSAEFSWEENLSNPTLRDINLEVRPGEKVAICGEVGSGKSTLLAAILGEVPKIQGSIKVYGKISYVSQTAWIQSGTIQDNILFGSAMDSERYKETLERCSLVKDLELLPFGDLTEIGERGINLSGGQKQRVQLARALYQDADVFLLDDPFSALDAQTATSIFNEYVMGALSKKTVLLVTHQVDFLPEFNSVLLMSEGKILQEDPYNLLLASNKEFQDLVNAHKETAGSERLTAVSSTHRRGTSSREIRNIYVEKELQANEVDGLIKQEERETGDMGFKPYKQYLNQNKGFFYFFSGCLSILLFVVGQILQNSWMAANVDNPRVSTLRLVVVYLLIGLATILFIICRTLSTVALGLKSSGSLFSQLLDSLFHAPMSFYDSTPLGRILSRVSSDLSIIDLDVPFSLIISISGAVNACGTLVVLAIVTWQDLIVTIPMLCLTISLQRYYFASAKELMRMNGTTKSFVANHLAESAAGAMTIRAFEKEDLFFKKNLGLVDTNASPFFHCFSANEWLVQWIELVCAIVLASAALCMVLLPHQTFSPGFIGMALAYGLSLNMMVVRSIQKQCTIADNIISVERLNQYMHIPSEAPEVIEGNRPTTNWPVVGKVEIQDLQVRYRPNAPLVLCGISCTFEGGHKIGIVGRTGSGKTTLIGALFRLVEPAGGKIIVDGIDISTIGLHDLRSRFGIIPQEPTLFNGTVRYNLDPMSQHSDQEIWEVLGKCQLQEALQENGKGLDSLVVESGSNWSIGQQQLFCLGRALLRRSKILVLDEATASIDNATDMILQKTIRAEFADCTVITVAHRIPTVMDCTMVLGVMDGKLVEYDEPMKLINKEGSLFGQLVEEYWSNLQSAESN